One Dehalococcoidales bacterium genomic window carries:
- a CDS encoding DUF192 domain-containing protein, whose protein sequence is MQTATVTIGEKQWLASVAVTPEELAAGLSGLESTPAGAGMLFDLGSEQPVQVTTAAMLFSIDIIFMSEALQVVDIVLGAPPGYLITEETPVRYFLEVNAGEAETIGSGDSVSIDYTTGEEGPLPGETLGITGFMQLALTAAVMGLFVGGMLKMYSRTALGKPKPKELPPPALEYPRYEYLSSTGMISKPGHVRHQTITGSKPPAVIPTKLRPSHPKEKTSLDFLADSPEFLAYTIDDIGYREKLDNAFQTAITRVNRRI, encoded by the coding sequence ATGCAAACAGCAACCGTAACGATCGGAGAAAAGCAGTGGCTGGCTAGCGTGGCGGTAACCCCGGAAGAACTGGCTGCCGGTCTCTCGGGACTGGAGTCGACGCCTGCCGGCGCAGGTATGCTCTTTGACCTGGGCAGTGAACAACCGGTTCAGGTCACCACGGCGGCCATGCTATTTAGTATCGACATCATCTTTATGAGCGAAGCGCTGCAGGTGGTGGATATCGTCCTGGGCGCTCCGCCAGGTTATCTCATCACAGAGGAAACGCCGGTGAGATACTTCCTGGAGGTAAACGCTGGTGAAGCGGAGACTATCGGGTCAGGTGACAGCGTGTCGATTGATTATACTACGGGAGAAGAGGGCCCTTTGCCTGGTGAGACGCTTGGAATTACCGGCTTCATGCAGCTTGCCCTTACGGCGGCTGTCATGGGGCTCTTTGTGGGCGGCATGCTCAAGATGTACTCTCGCACCGCGCTGGGTAAGCCGAAGCCGAAAGAGCTGCCGCCCCCGGCTCTGGAATACCCTCGCTATGAATACCTGTCATCCACAGGGATGATAAGCAAGCCAGGCCATGTCAGGCATCAGACGATAACTGGTAGTAAGCCGCCGGCAGTGATTCCCACCAAGCTTCGCCCCTCGCACCCGAAAGAAAAAACAAGCCTTGATTTCCTGGCGGACAGCCCCGAGTTTCTGGCCTATACCATTGACGATATCGGCTACCGGGAAAAGCTGGATAACGCCTTCCAGACGGCAATCACCCGGGTAAACAGGAGGATCTGA